One window of Branchiostoma lanceolatum isolate klBraLanc5 chromosome 8, klBraLanc5.hap2, whole genome shotgun sequence genomic DNA carries:
- the LOC136440743 gene encoding oxidized purine nucleoside triphosphate hydrolase-like, translating to MSIPVHLSRKVLTLVLIRQQQQVLLGMKKRGFGAGRWNGFGGKVETGETIEQAAKRELEEESYLRVESLQKVGLLLFEFVGDPVMLEVHVFSSRHFTGEPRETEEMRPKWFAVEHIPYASMWPDDIH from the exons ATGAGCATACCTGTGCACCTGTCCCGTAAGGTGCTGACCTTGGTTCTCATCAGACAGCAGCAGCAGGTGCTGCTGGGAATGAAGAAGCGGGGGTTCGGCGCCGGGAGATGGAACGGCTTCGGAGGGAAGGTGGAAACCGGGGAAACAATTGAACAAGCAGCAAAGAG AGAGCTTGAGGAGGAAAGCTACCTGCGAGTGGAGAGTCTACAGAAGGTTGGGCTGCTGCTGTTTGAGTTTGTAGGAGACCCAGTCATGCTGGAGGTGCACGTCTTCTCCTCAAGACACTTCACAGGAGAGCCCAGGGAAACAGAAG AAATGCGGCCTAAGTGGTTCGCTGTGGAACACATCCCGTACGCCTCCATGTGGCCTGACGACATCCACTAG
- the LOC136440739 gene encoding phosphatidylinositol 3,4,5-trisphosphate 3-phosphatase TPTE2-like isoform X1: MTSYHRFGDQIDIDADYADNYTKRVVVLLDREATSGRLSRGSRNNKAVNDASQEGGNATCLQLRSALGSLTDKGRFKSPDILPNTPTTSQHQNKMPPEAPSRGLRGSMVSCVEHLTVRLFGLLLVFTDIAIVVADLVTPDNRKNQLASRICQVASVCIAGYFMMDILLRICGRGKDFFSRGYNVVDLAVIVITFTVILVYTLVDFGFPYAKYARLVVVGRLIRVLIVLHLLTEKKQMDRCRRKSSKKKKQCCCRHTYDLDLTYITERVIAMTFPTCGQQHEHLYEAAIKEVAHLLDVKHKDHYKVYNLCSERTYDESLFYHRVEKLSIDDHNVPSLREMLQFCAGVREWMMMDERNIIVVHCRGGKERIISASTGRTGMMIASWLVDCGLFSQARASLQYFGNHRRADGSINVGTNYQGVDTPSQGRYVLYYEIVKTELDGTQPEPKPLKLKTVRIMSIAGVGSGSGSDLRFEVFVYRQKALECDLGNKVNCMVGLHPRENCVVVEVLNSPVLCDDVKIKFFSSSLDVPKGYDDCAFYFWFHTSFVEDCRLYLPRHQLDNPHKPKTWKVFGENFGIELIFTDVPNSMIPNGYG; encoded by the exons ATGACCAGCTACCATCGTTTTGGGGATCAGATTGATATCGACGCCGACTATGCCGACAATTACACCAAACGTGTCGTCGTTCTCCTTGATCGCGAAGCAACGTCCGGACGTTTGAGTCGCGGATCCCGCAACAACAAGGCTGTGAACGACGCCTCGCAAGAAGGCGGCAACGCAACATGTTTACAGCTGAGATCTGCCTTGGGAAGCTTGACTGACAAGGGACGATTCAAATCGCCAGATATTCTACCCAACACTCCCACAACCTCCCAGCATCAGAACAAGATGCCCCCTGAAGCTCCCTCCAG GGGCCTTCGTGGCAGCATGGTCAGCTGTGTGGAGCACCTGACAGTCCG GTTGTTTGGTCTCCTACTGGTGTTTACGGACATCGCCATTGTTGTGGCAGACCTGGTTACCCCTGACAATAGGAAGAACCAGCTGGCGTCACGCATCTGTCAGGTCGCGTCCGTCTGTATCGCTGGATACTTCATGATGGACATCCTGCTGCGAATCTGCGGACGAGG GAAAGACTTCTTTTCAAGAGGCTACAACGTTGTAGACCTGGCTGTGATAGTGATCACATTCACCGTCATTCTCGTCTACACACTGGTGGATTTTGGCTTCCCGTACGCCAAATATGCAAG actTGTTGTGGTTGGAAGGCTGATCAGAGTTCTGATTGTTCTTCATTTACTGACAGAGAAGAAACAGATGGATCGATGCAGAAGGAAA TCTTCAAAAAAGAAGAAGCAATGTTGTTGCAGACACACTTATGACTTGGATCTTACTTACATAACAG AGCGTGTGATTGCCATGACATTTCCCACCTGTGGTCAGCAACATGAACACCTGTATGAGGCAGCCATAAAG GAAGTTGCACATCTGCTGGATGTCAAGCACAAGGACCACTACAAAGTCTACAACCTATGCA GTGAGAGGACATATGATGAGTCCCTGTTCTACCACAGAGTGGAGAAACTGTCCATTGATGACCATAATGTTCCCAGTCTCAG GGAGATGCTGCAATTTTGTGCCGGTGTCCGTGAGTGGATGATGATGGACGAACGGAACATCATCGTCGTCCACTGCCGCGGCGGAAAAG AACGGATCATTTCAGCTTCCACAG GGAGGACAGGAATGATGATTGCTTCTTGGCTGGTGGACTGTGGACTTTTCTCACAAGCAAGA GCCAGCTTACAATACTTTGGGAACCATCGGCGTGCAGATGGATCCATCAACGTCGGCACCAACTACCAAGGAGTGGACACGCCCAGCCAG GGCCGGTATGTTCTCTATTATGAGATCGTGAAAACAGAACTTGACGGGACCCAGCCAGAACCAAAGCCCCTCAAGCTGAAGACTGTCAGAATCATGTCCATTGCAG GAGTTGGGAGCGGTAGCGGCAGTGACCTGAGGTTTGAGGTGTTTGTCTACAGACAGAAAGCCTTGGAGTGTGACCTTGGCAACAAAGTCAACTGTATG GTCGGTCTCCACCCGAGAGAGAACTGTGTTGTGGTGGAGGTTCTCAACTCCCCCGTCCTTTGTGACGACGTCAAAATCAAGTTCTTTTCCTCATCG CTGGATGTCCCCAAAGGCTATGATGACTGTGCGTTTTACTTTTGGTTCCACACCTCATTTGTCGAGGACTGCAG GTTGTACCTGCCACGACACCAGCTGGACAACCCACACAAGCCAAAGACCTGGAAGGTGTTCGGGGAAAACTTCGGCATAGAACTCATCTTCACAGACGTCCCAAACTCCATGATTCCCAACGGATACGGTTGA
- the LOC136440739 gene encoding phosphatidylinositol 3,4,5-trisphosphate 3-phosphatase TPTE2-like isoform X2: protein MTSYHRFGDQIDIDADYADNYTKRVVVLLDREATSGRLSRGSRNNKAVNDASQEGGNATCLQLRSALGSLTDKGRFKSPDILPNTPTTSQHQNKMPPEAPSRGLRGSMVSCVEHLTVRLFGLLLVFTDIAIVVADLVTPDNRKNQLASRICQVASVCIAGYFMMDILLRICGRGKDFFSRGYNVVDLAVIVITFTVILVYTLVDFGFPYAKYARLVVVGRLIRVLIVLHLLTEKKQMDRCRRKSSKKKKQCCCRHTYDLDLTYITERVIAMTFPTCGQQHEHLYEAAIKEVAHLLDVKHKDHYKVYNLCSERTYDESLFYHRVEKLSIDDHNVPSLREMLQFCAGVREWMMMDERNIIVVHCRGGKGRTGMMIASWLVDCGLFSQARASLQYFGNHRRADGSINVGTNYQGVDTPSQGRYVLYYEIVKTELDGTQPEPKPLKLKTVRIMSIAGVGSGSGSDLRFEVFVYRQKALECDLGNKVNCMVGLHPRENCVVVEVLNSPVLCDDVKIKFFSSSLDVPKGYDDCAFYFWFHTSFVEDCRLYLPRHQLDNPHKPKTWKVFGENFGIELIFTDVPNSMIPNGYG, encoded by the exons ATGACCAGCTACCATCGTTTTGGGGATCAGATTGATATCGACGCCGACTATGCCGACAATTACACCAAACGTGTCGTCGTTCTCCTTGATCGCGAAGCAACGTCCGGACGTTTGAGTCGCGGATCCCGCAACAACAAGGCTGTGAACGACGCCTCGCAAGAAGGCGGCAACGCAACATGTTTACAGCTGAGATCTGCCTTGGGAAGCTTGACTGACAAGGGACGATTCAAATCGCCAGATATTCTACCCAACACTCCCACAACCTCCCAGCATCAGAACAAGATGCCCCCTGAAGCTCCCTCCAG GGGCCTTCGTGGCAGCATGGTCAGCTGTGTGGAGCACCTGACAGTCCG GTTGTTTGGTCTCCTACTGGTGTTTACGGACATCGCCATTGTTGTGGCAGACCTGGTTACCCCTGACAATAGGAAGAACCAGCTGGCGTCACGCATCTGTCAGGTCGCGTCCGTCTGTATCGCTGGATACTTCATGATGGACATCCTGCTGCGAATCTGCGGACGAGG GAAAGACTTCTTTTCAAGAGGCTACAACGTTGTAGACCTGGCTGTGATAGTGATCACATTCACCGTCATTCTCGTCTACACACTGGTGGATTTTGGCTTCCCGTACGCCAAATATGCAAG actTGTTGTGGTTGGAAGGCTGATCAGAGTTCTGATTGTTCTTCATTTACTGACAGAGAAGAAACAGATGGATCGATGCAGAAGGAAA TCTTCAAAAAAGAAGAAGCAATGTTGTTGCAGACACACTTATGACTTGGATCTTACTTACATAACAG AGCGTGTGATTGCCATGACATTTCCCACCTGTGGTCAGCAACATGAACACCTGTATGAGGCAGCCATAAAG GAAGTTGCACATCTGCTGGATGTCAAGCACAAGGACCACTACAAAGTCTACAACCTATGCA GTGAGAGGACATATGATGAGTCCCTGTTCTACCACAGAGTGGAGAAACTGTCCATTGATGACCATAATGTTCCCAGTCTCAG GGAGATGCTGCAATTTTGTGCCGGTGTCCGTGAGTGGATGATGATGGACGAACGGAACATCATCGTCGTCCACTGCCGCGGCGGAAAAG GGAGGACAGGAATGATGATTGCTTCTTGGCTGGTGGACTGTGGACTTTTCTCACAAGCAAGA GCCAGCTTACAATACTTTGGGAACCATCGGCGTGCAGATGGATCCATCAACGTCGGCACCAACTACCAAGGAGTGGACACGCCCAGCCAG GGCCGGTATGTTCTCTATTATGAGATCGTGAAAACAGAACTTGACGGGACCCAGCCAGAACCAAAGCCCCTCAAGCTGAAGACTGTCAGAATCATGTCCATTGCAG GAGTTGGGAGCGGTAGCGGCAGTGACCTGAGGTTTGAGGTGTTTGTCTACAGACAGAAAGCCTTGGAGTGTGACCTTGGCAACAAAGTCAACTGTATG GTCGGTCTCCACCCGAGAGAGAACTGTGTTGTGGTGGAGGTTCTCAACTCCCCCGTCCTTTGTGACGACGTCAAAATCAAGTTCTTTTCCTCATCG CTGGATGTCCCCAAAGGCTATGATGACTGTGCGTTTTACTTTTGGTTCCACACCTCATTTGTCGAGGACTGCAG GTTGTACCTGCCACGACACCAGCTGGACAACCCACACAAGCCAAAGACCTGGAAGGTGTTCGGGGAAAACTTCGGCATAGAACTCATCTTCACAGACGTCCCAAACTCCATGATTCCCAACGGATACGGTTGA